CGAAGCTCTCGATGGTGTCGGCCAGCTTGACGTACTTGCCCTCGAAGCCGGTGAACTGCTGGGCCACGAAGAAGGGCTGGGACAGGAAGCGCTGGATGCGGCGGGCCCGGGCCACGACCAGCTTGTCGTCCTCGGAGAGCTCGTCCATGCCGAGGATGGCGATGATGTCCTGCAGGCTCTTGTACTTCTGCAGGGTGCGCTGCACGCCGATGGCCACGTTGTAGTGCCGCTCGCCGATGTACTGCGGGTCGAGGATGCGGCTGGAGCTGTCGAGCGGATCGACCGCGGGGTAGATGCCGAGTTCCGAGATGGCGCGGGAGAGCACCACCGTGGCGTCGAGGTGCGCGAACGCGGTGGCCGGCGCGGGGTCGGTCAGGTCGTCGGCGGGCACGTAGATGGCCTGCACCGAGGTGATCGAGCCCTTCTTGGTCGAGGTGATGCGCTCCTGCAGGTCGCCCATCTCGGTGGCCAGGGTGGGCTGGTAGCCCACGGCGGAGGGCATCCGGCCGAGCAGCGCGGAGACCTCGGAGCCGGCCTGGGTGAAGCGGAAGATGTTGTCGACGAACAGCAGCACGTCCTGGCCCTCGACGTCGCGGAAGTACTCGGCGACGGTCAGGCCCGACAGCCCCACCCGCAGCCGGGCGCCCGGCGGCTCGTTCATCTGGCCGTAGATGAGGGCGCAGCTCTTGATGACGCCGCTCTCCTCCATCTCGAGGTAGAGGTCGTTGCCCTCGCGGGTGCGCTCGCCCACGCCGCAGAATACCGACTTGCCGCCGTGGCCCTTGGCCACGTTGTTGATCAGCTCCATGATCACGACCGTCTTGCCCACGCCGGCGCCGCCGAAGAGGCCGATCTTGCCGCCCTTCACGAACGGCGCGATCAGGTCGATGACCTTGATGCCGGTCTCGAAGATCGTGGTCTTGGGCTCGAGGTCGACGAACTTCGGGGTCTCGCGGTGGATCGGCCAGCGCTCGTTGGAGGCCGGGATCGGGGCGCCGCCGTCGACCGGCTCGCCCAGCACGTTGAGGATGCGCCCCAGCGCCGCGCTGCCCACCGGCACCGAGATCGCCGCGCCGGTGTCGGTCACGGACATGCCGCGGACCACGCCGTCGGTGGTCGACATCGCCACCGCCCGGACTTGGTTCTGCCCGATGTGCTGCTGCACCTCGGCCGTCAGCCGGATCGGGAGCGGACCGCTCGCGTCCTCGATGACCAGCGCGTTGTAGATCTCGGGCAGGTGGGCGGGCTCGAACTCGACGTCGAGCACCGGGCCGATCACCTGGACTACCTTGCCAACGTTCTTCATGGTCGCCGTCGCCATTGTCGCATCGATCCTTATCGAGGTCGCCTGTTGCCGCGCACGGGCGTGCGCGCGTCCCAGCCTGCTGCCGCTCCCGTCGCTCCCGACTACCCCTCCAGCGCCGCCGCCCCGCCCACGATCTCCGCGATCTCCTGCGTGATCGCGGCCTGCCGCTGGCGGTTGTAGGTGCGCTTGAGGATCTCGTAGATGTCGCCGGCGTTGTCGGTGGCGTTCTTCATCGCCGTCCGCCGGGCGCCGTGTTCCGCCGCCGCCGTCTCCACCAGCCCGCGGTACACCTGGTTGCGGACGTAGAGCGGCAGCAGCTCGGCGAGGATCTGGTCGGCGCCGGGCTTGAGGATGTAATCGGCCCGGACCCCGCCCTTCTGCGCCGCCGGGGTGCTCACCGGGAGCACGCCCAGGGTGGTGGGCGGCGTGGAGATGGGCGACACGAACCGGGCGTACACCACGTCCACGCTGGCCAGCCGCCCCGCCTCGTAGTCCGCGATCAGCGGGGCCACCAGCTCCACCGCGTGCTGGGCGGTCGGCTTGTCGCCGATGTCCATGCGCTGGGTGGCCATGGCCCGGCCGATGTACTTGAAGAACCCGATGGCCTTGCGGCCCACCAGGTGCAGCTCGACCTCGTAGCCCTGCGCCTCCAGCGCCGCCACCCGCTTGCGGGCTTCCTTGATCAGGTTGGCGTTGAACCCGCCGCAGAGGCCGCGGTTGCTGGTCACCAGCAGCACCGCCGCCCGCCGGGGACCGCCCTTGGCCGGCGGCGCCGGGCGCCGCAGCAGCGGGAACCGTTCGGCCAGCTCCGGGGTGACCAGGTCCGCGATGACCTCGGCCAGCGCCGCCGCGTACGGCCGCGCGGCCACCACCCGGTCCTGGGCCCGCTTGAGCTTGGACGTGGACACCAGCTCCATCGTCCGCGTGATCTTCCGCGTGTTCTGGACCGAGCGCATCCGCCCGCGGAGCGCCTTCGAGGCCTTCGCCATTACTCGGCCTTGAACATCGGCTTGAACGCCGCGATCGCGGCCTTGAGCCGGGCCGTGAGGTCGTCGTCCAGCGCCTTCTTGGTCCGGAGCCCCTCGAGGATGCCGGCGTGCGCCGACTCGAGGTAGCTGATGAAATCCGCCTCCCACTTGCGGATGTGCTTCACGTCCACGTCGTCGAGGAAGCCGTTGACCACCGTGTAGATGATCGCCACCTGCTTCTCGACCGGCACCGGCGCGTACTGCGGCTGCTTGAGGACCTCCACCGTGCGCGCGCCGCGGGCCAGCTGCCGCTGGGTCGCGGCGTCGAGTTCGGAGCCGAACTGGGCGAACGCCTCGAGCTCGCGGTACTGCGCCAGCGAGAGCCGCAGCGGGCCGGCCACCTGCTTCATCGCCTTGATCTGGGCGTTGCCGCCCACCCGGCTCACGCTGATGCCCGCGTCCACCGCCGGCCGCACGTTCGAGTAGAACAGGTCGGTGGTGAGGAAGATCTGCCCATCGGTGATCGAGATGACGTTGGTCGGGATGTACGCCGAGACGTCGCCGGCCTGGGTCTCGATGATCGGGAGCGCGGTGAGCGAGCCGCCCGGCGTCTTGATGCGGCCGTCCAGCTTCACCACGTTCGGGTCCTCGGAGATCTTGGCCGCCCGCTCCAGCAGCCGGCTGTGCAGGTAGAACACGTCGCCCGGGTAGGCCTCGCGCCCCGGCGGGCGGCGCAGGATCAGCGACAGCTGGCGGTACGCCGCGGCCTGCTTGGAGAGGTCGTCGTACACGCAGAGGGTGGCCTTCCCCTCCTCGTACATGAAGTACTCGGCGATCGCGCAGCCGGAGTAGGGGGCGATGTACTGCAGCGGCGCCGGGTCGGAGGCGCTGGCCACGACCACGATGGTGTACTCCATCGCGCCGTGCTCCTTGAGCTTCTCCACCACCGTGGCCACCGTCGAGCGCTTCTGGCCGATCGCCACGTACACGCAGACGACGCCGGTGCCCTTCTGGTTGATGATCGTGTCGACCGCGATGGCGGTCTTGCCGGTGCCGCGGTCGCCGATGATCAGCTCCCGCTGGCCGCGCCCGATCGGGATCATGGCGTCGATCGCCTTGATGCCCGTCTGCAGCGGCTCCTTCACCGGCTGCCGCACGATGATGCCCGGCGCCACCATCTCCACCGCCCGCGCCCCCTTGGCCGCGATCGGGCCCCGGCCGTCCACCGGCTGCCCCAGCGCATTCACCACCCGGCCCAGCATCCCCGGCCCCACCGGCACCTCGAGCAGGCGGCCGGTGCAGCGCACCTCGTCGCCTTCCTTGAGCTTCAGGTAGTCGCCCAGCACCACCGCGCCGACGTTGTCCGCCTCGAGGTTGAGCGCCATCCCCGTCACCGTGTCGCCGGTCTCGGTCGCGGTGAACTCCAGCATCTCCCCGGCCACCGCCTTGGTCAGGCCGTAGATGCGGGCCACGCCGTCGCGCACCTCGAGCACCGTGCCGACTTCATTGACGTCGACCGACGCCAGGTCGGCCTTCTCGATCTCCCGGAGCAGCACATCCTTGAGCTCGCCCGGACGGAGTACGGATTCGGTCGCCATATCACTCGGGGTTGTAGATGATGAAGGTTCCGGCCTAGCTTGTGAAAACTATCACAAGGTCGCGCTCCAAGCAACCGTCCGGCTGTACTATACTCGGCCATGGGCCACCCGATCCACACCTCCGCTCGCCTCCACCTGCTCCGGCTGGGGACGGCCCTCCCCCGCCTGTGGCACCGCCTTGGCCTGGGCGAGACCGCCCTGGTCGTGCTCGTCTCGGCCGCCACCGGCCTGCTGGCCGGTGGCGCCATCGTCGGGTTCTACCGCCTCCTGGCCCTCGCCGCCGACCTCGCCGCCGCCGTCACCACCCGGCTCCCCCTCGCCGACTACGCCGTCCAGGCGGGGATCGTGCTGCTGGGCCTGACCCTCGCCCGCCTGCTGGTCCGGTATGGGGCCCACGACTCGCCGGGCGAGAACGTCCCCGACCTCATGCGTGTCGTGGCCCGCGGCGACGGCGACCTGCCCGAGCGACCCATCCTCGCCAAGACGGTGGCCTCCGCCATCATCCTCGGTACCGGGGGCTCGATCGGGGCCGAGGGACCGGTGGCCGTCCTGGGCGCCGGCACCGCCAGCACCTGGGGACGGTGGCTCGGCCTGGGGCCGGAACGGCTCCGGCTCCTGGTCGGCTGCGGGGCCGCCGCCGGCATCAGCGGCGCATTCGGGGCACCGATCGCGGGGCTGTTCTTTGCCACCGAGAAGATCCTGGGCGGCCTGGCCCCCACGAGCCTCACCCCGGTGATTGTTGCCAGCGCCACGGCGGCGGCCGTCTCGCACAACTTCATGCCCCCGGGACACGCCCTCATCGGGGTGCCGGCGGGCCTCGGCACGGGGCTGCTCCCCGCCCTCTGGCTGAGTGCCCTGGTCGGCATCGGCGGCGGCGCCCTCGGCGCCGGCTATTCCCGCATCATCTGGGGCTGTCGGGACGCCCTGCGCCGCATGCCGATGGCGCTCCGGCTGCTGCTCGCCGCCGGCGCCGTGGCCGGTGCCTACGCGCTGTTCGGCAGCGATCGCCTCGGGGTCGGCGCATTTGCCCTCACGCCACTCGCGGGGCATGCGGCGGGCTGGCTCCTGCTCGCGGCCCTGACCAAGATGAT
The Gemmatimonadota bacterium DNA segment above includes these coding regions:
- the atpD gene encoding F0F1 ATP synthase subunit beta — its product is MKNVGKVVQVIGPVLDVEFEPAHLPEIYNALVIEDASGPLPIRLTAEVQQHIGQNQVRAVAMSTTDGVVRGMSVTDTGAAISVPVGSAALGRILNVLGEPVDGGAPIPASNERWPIHRETPKFVDLEPKTTIFETGIKVIDLIAPFVKGGKIGLFGGAGVGKTVVIMELINNVAKGHGGKSVFCGVGERTREGNDLYLEMEESGVIKSCALIYGQMNEPPGARLRVGLSGLTVAEYFRDVEGQDVLLFVDNIFRFTQAGSEVSALLGRMPSAVGYQPTLATEMGDLQERITSTKKGSITSVQAIYVPADDLTDPAPATAFAHLDATVVLSRAISELGIYPAVDPLDSSSRILDPQYIGERHYNVAIGVQRTLQKYKSLQDIIAILGMDELSEDDKLVVARARRIQRFLSQPFFVAQQFTGFEGKYVKLADTIESFERVLSGEFDDLPEQAFYMVGGIEEAVEKAKKLASA
- the atpG gene encoding ATP synthase F1 subunit gamma — its product is MAKASKALRGRMRSVQNTRKITRTMELVSTSKLKRAQDRVVAARPYAAALAEVIADLVTPELAERFPLLRRPAPPAKGGPRRAAVLLVTSNRGLCGGFNANLIKEARKRVAALEAQGYEVELHLVGRKAIGFFKYIGRAMATQRMDIGDKPTAQHAVELVAPLIADYEAGRLASVDVVYARFVSPISTPPTTLGVLPVSTPAAQKGGVRADYILKPGADQILAELLPLYVRNQVYRGLVETAAAEHGARRTAMKNATDNAGDIYEILKRTYNRQRQAAITQEIAEIVGGAAALEG
- a CDS encoding F0F1 ATP synthase subunit alpha, with product MATESVLRPGELKDVLLREIEKADLASVDVNEVGTVLEVRDGVARIYGLTKAVAGEMLEFTATETGDTVTGMALNLEADNVGAVVLGDYLKLKEGDEVRCTGRLLEVPVGPGMLGRVVNALGQPVDGRGPIAAKGARAVEMVAPGIIVRQPVKEPLQTGIKAIDAMIPIGRGQRELIIGDRGTGKTAIAVDTIINQKGTGVVCVYVAIGQKRSTVATVVEKLKEHGAMEYTIVVVASASDPAPLQYIAPYSGCAIAEYFMYEEGKATLCVYDDLSKQAAAYRQLSLILRRPPGREAYPGDVFYLHSRLLERAAKISEDPNVVKLDGRIKTPGGSLTALPIIETQAGDVSAYIPTNVISITDGQIFLTTDLFYSNVRPAVDAGISVSRVGGNAQIKAMKQVAGPLRLSLAQYRELEAFAQFGSELDAATQRQLARGARTVEVLKQPQYAPVPVEKQVAIIYTVVNGFLDDVDVKHIRKWEADFISYLESAHAGILEGLRTKKALDDDLTARLKAAIAAFKPMFKAE
- a CDS encoding chloride channel protein, with product MGHPIHTSARLHLLRLGTALPRLWHRLGLGETALVVLVSAATGLLAGGAIVGFYRLLALAADLAAAVTTRLPLADYAVQAGIVLLGLTLARLLVRYGAHDSPGENVPDLMRVVARGDGDLPERPILAKTVASAIILGTGGSIGAEGPVAVLGAGTASTWGRWLGLGPERLRLLVGCGAAAGISGAFGAPIAGLFFATEKILGGLAPTSLTPVIVASATAAAVSHNFMPPGHALIGVPAGLGTGLLPALWLSALVGIGGGALGAGYSRIIWGCRDALRRMPMALRLLLAAGAVAGAYALFGSDRLGVGAFALTPLAGHAAGWLLLAALTKMIITGLCVAAAEVGGLFAPALVTGGLAGAALGQLAIASGLAPAGSLPAFALLGMAALVAGSAHAPLTAIFIVLELSGDWGLILPLLLSAALALVVARGLNPESVYTEWLARRGVHIAHGTDEGLLSRLRVAEAMSRDATVLLDTLPAGLALAQVEGSSQLEFPLVDARGHLTGMLTVVDWRRASRRPQEELAGPIATVASPAGSSVVPADTLLTTLRRLSEGSAALLPVVDPATGVVLGAIGRREVFAAYERARA